A stretch of the Amycolatopsis sp. BJA-103 genome encodes the following:
- a CDS encoding bifunctional 3'-5' exonuclease/DNA polymerase, with protein MQAFAGQEEDGDFAISISGEAPRGLKLAEFVDEVRRLEAEHAPRWVFPSVERTYPALIKAGVRVRRCHDLTLTEGLLLAHEGRPQESRSLHGALARANGQEAPADEPPLWAEDDQPTLFETRGPRLPSGVTVIDAARRVLAEQEKRVALTDHPERLRLLFAAESASALAAAEMSADGLPWRADLHLALLADQLGPRVPAGQRPKRLVELAARISEAFGGRPVNPDAPASVVRALGREGIEVTSARKYLLRDIDHPAVPPLLEYKELARLHSANGWTWLDEWVHDGRFRPHYIVGGVVSGRWASRGGGALQIPKVLRTCVRADPGWKLVVADAAQLEPRVLTALSGDRKLADVAAATDLYASLAEAMFSGVRRVPVPAWDDRDDRDRAKIAMLSAMYGGTSGEAGPLLALLRTRFPDAVSYVERAAQAGERGERVRSRLGRTSPAPSEAWRALTGGVADDEAGELKARQASRNWGRFTRNFVVQASAADMTAVLLATLRGKLPSPAHLVFFQHDEVLVHTPAEFADEVSQSIVDSMTEAARMLFGEACPVRFPLHIAAVDTYADAK; from the coding sequence GTGCAAGCGTTCGCAGGTCAAGAGGAAGATGGCGACTTCGCGATCTCGATTTCCGGGGAAGCGCCGCGGGGCCTGAAGCTTGCGGAGTTCGTCGACGAGGTGCGGCGCCTGGAGGCGGAGCACGCGCCACGCTGGGTGTTCCCGTCGGTCGAGCGGACGTACCCGGCGTTGATCAAGGCAGGCGTCCGGGTGCGGCGGTGTCACGACCTGACGTTGACCGAGGGGCTCTTGCTGGCCCACGAGGGCCGCCCGCAGGAGTCGCGGAGCCTGCACGGCGCGCTGGCCAGGGCGAACGGGCAGGAGGCGCCCGCCGACGAGCCGCCCCTCTGGGCCGAGGACGACCAGCCGACGCTGTTCGAGACGCGCGGCCCCCGGCTGCCGTCCGGCGTCACCGTGATCGACGCGGCCCGCCGGGTACTGGCCGAGCAGGAGAAGCGCGTCGCGCTCACCGATCATCCGGAGCGGCTCCGGCTGTTGTTCGCCGCCGAGTCGGCGAGCGCGCTGGCGGCCGCGGAGATGTCGGCCGACGGGCTGCCGTGGCGGGCAGACCTGCATCTCGCACTGCTCGCCGATCAGCTCGGGCCGCGCGTCCCGGCCGGGCAGCGGCCGAAGCGGCTGGTCGAGCTGGCGGCGCGGATCAGCGAGGCGTTCGGCGGGCGCCCGGTCAACCCGGACGCCCCGGCCAGCGTCGTCCGGGCGCTCGGACGCGAGGGCATCGAGGTCACGTCGGCCAGGAAGTACCTGCTGCGCGACATCGACCACCCCGCCGTCCCGCCGCTGCTGGAGTACAAGGAACTCGCGCGGCTGCATTCGGCCAACGGCTGGACCTGGCTCGACGAGTGGGTGCACGACGGCCGGTTCCGCCCGCACTACATCGTCGGCGGGGTCGTCTCCGGACGCTGGGCGAGCCGGGGTGGCGGCGCGCTGCAGATCCCGAAGGTCCTGCGGACCTGCGTCCGGGCCGATCCGGGCTGGAAACTGGTGGTCGCCGACGCCGCGCAACTGGAGCCGCGGGTGCTGACGGCGTTGTCCGGGGATCGTAAGCTGGCCGACGTCGCCGCGGCCACGGATCTGTACGCGAGCCTCGCCGAGGCGATGTTCTCCGGGGTCCGCCGCGTCCCGGTGCCCGCCTGGGACGACCGCGACGACCGCGACCGGGCGAAGATCGCGATGCTTTCGGCGATGTACGGCGGCACGTCCGGCGAGGCGGGACCACTGCTGGCGCTGCTGCGGACCAGGTTCCCGGACGCGGTGTCCTATGTGGAGCGTGCCGCGCAGGCCGGGGAACGCGGCGAGCGCGTCCGCTCCCGGCTCGGCCGCACGTCGCCCGCGCCGTCGGAGGCCTGGCGCGCGCTGACCGGCGGCGTGGCGGACGACGAGGCAGGGGAGCTCAAGGCCCGCCAGGCGTCCCGCAACTGGGGCCGGTTCACCCGCAACTTCGTCGTGCAGGCGAGCGCGGCGGACATGACCGCGGTCCTGCTGGCGACCCTGCGGGGCAAGCTTCCCTCCCCCGCGCATCTGGTGTTCTTCCAGCACGACGAGGTCCTGGTGCACACCCCCGCCGAGTTCGCCGACGAGGTCTCGCAGTCCATTGTGGACAGCATGACGGAGGCGGCACGGATGCTGTTCGGGGAGGCCTGCCCGGTCCGGTTCCCCTTGCACATCGCCGCCGTGGACACCTACGCGGACGCGAAGTAA